The Aureimonas mangrovi genome contains the following window.
CCTTGCTGGTTTTTCGAAGGTCGAAGCGGTTCGGGCGATCGGCAGGCGGATCGAAGCCTTCCAGGATTCGAAGAGTTCCGAGGTGAAACAGGCCGCAAAGAACCGGAAACTTGGCCGCCCGCCGCAAGGCTTCTTCACGCTTGAGAGGCGGACGCTGTCACAGCCAAACTGACGGCAACGCCCCCGTTACTCCATCAGACGTTATCACGCGGCGAACCCTCGCGATCGTCCAAGATTGTGAGGGTTCTTTTTCGCATATCCCCCGCCGCGATCTTGCGCACATAATGTGCGCGAACTGCCTATAGGAGTGGCCATAGCGGGGTAATGGGCATGCGGATCGACCAACAGACGTTTGCGGAAAAACTCTATGGTCCCCTCAATCTGACTGGGATCGACACGGACGTAGGCGACGGCCGGCGCGTCGTCCGTATCGAGATCGCTCCGGTCGGTGACGGAGTCGGCGCGCACGTGGGCGTTGTCTGCGCTGACGGGCGCGCCGAGCACACGTTGGCATTCCGAGACTTCGACGGTGACGGCCGGGACAGGAGGCTCGACGAGCAGCTGGAGCAGCACCTGGACCGCTATTTCGGTGTCGATCGCATCTACTGGAAGCGTTGGGTCCCGCTTATCCATGCGATCCGCCGAGTCGATCCGAAGAGCGAGAGGCGCAGGGACGAACTCACGGTCATGAAGCGCCATGACGACGAGGTCTTCTCCGCCCGCCTTGCTCACACCGAGAAGCTGCGCAGGCTCATCGACATGTGCGGACTCTCACAGGCCGAAGCGGCAGGCGTTCTCGGGATCTCGCACAACACGATGCGTCAGCGTCTCACCGGTCACCGGCCCTCGCCCGATCCCGCCGCCGAGGTCAGGTTGTTTCTCGAAATCTGGGAAAAAATCGAGGGCCTCCAGCTCGAGGGCCTCCCCGATGGCGCCCGGAAGCGGGCCGAGATCTTGGCTTACGCCCGGACGACGGCCATCCGGTAGATCACCGTCGCGGACGATCCCAAGCGTCGTCAGGAAGCGTCAGGACAGAGGGTTCTGGTGTCTCATACAGGAACGACGGCACCGTTGGCGCAGGACCGCGGGGCTTCGACTGAGTGATCTCTTCGGTCACCGGAGCTGCTGCCTTCTTCTCGACCATCTCGACATCGCTCTCCTCGACGACCTCGAAATACCCATAGTTCGGCTGAGAGAACGTCATCTCGGAGTGTGATGCGGCAGCAGCCTGTTCGACGCTTCGATTCATCGCCTCGAGTTGTGCTGCAGATCGGCTTTCGCTCGATTGCGCTCCGCACGTACGGCCCGACGACGGGAGTTGTTCTCGTCGCGCTGTACCGATTTCTTCGCTGCTCTCCATTCCTCTCGGCTTTCCGCCAACTGGCGAGCTTTCTCGGCTTCGATCTCGAGCGAACGCCGATAGTCAGCCATCCTGTCCTCAACGAAACCCTGGGGCGGCGGTGACAGTTCGACGACGGCCGGCGCTCGCTTGCGCCGATGGCCCTCGAGGCGAGCTACACGCGTTTCAGACGCAAGGCGCTCGATGCGGGAGTAACGAAGCAGGCGTCGAGTGAACTCGTCCGTCAGGTCTGGATCCCACATCTCTTCTGTCACGAAGAGGAGGCACGCCCGGTCGACGCCGAAACTGTCGATCGCAGCGCGAAGGCCAGGACCGCGATATCGGCGCTCATTGAACCGGGCGGACAACGGGACGAGACCGCCCTTCCCTTCTAGGAAAAGCATCTCGTCGATCGCAATATCGAACGCCGTCGAGAGGTCTATCAGTCCGGAAAGCTTCGGGCCGTAGAGTCCCCTGACTTTCGCCCATGTGCTGAGTTTGACACGTAGCTCAGGAACGTCAGGACGGGCAACGAACAGCCGGTCATCGGACGTCAAATTATCTCGCCCGTCGTCCGTGATCCGTCTCGACCGGAGCCGGGAAAGGTCCGGAAGCTGGGTCTCGATGCGGAAGATCACGCGGTCGAGGAAGGCGCCGTCGTCGCCTCTCCATTTCATCGAGATCGTGAACTCGCCGGCGCTCTCGGCGAAGTCGCGAGATGCCGCTTTCAGAACGGCATTCTCGACCTGTCCTCGGATCGACCCCGTCTTCTGAAGGCGAAGGGAGGTTAATTCCGCGATCTCTTCGAAACCCATCGAGAGATCGATCGATCGGGGCTTCTTCGACCACCCGATCCGGTCGGTCAGGTGTCGGAAGAGGCAGATCGTCGGCGCGCCCTTGAAGGCCCGCATCCGCCCGAGATCGAGGTGGATCCACGGGACCCGTCGGACGCCGTCGTCGTAGGAAGACATACGGCGAGTGCGGTCCCGGCGGACGTAAA
Protein-coding sequences here:
- a CDS encoding helix-turn-helix transcriptional regulator, with amino-acid sequence MRIDQQTFAEKLYGPLNLTGIDTDVGDGRRVVRIEIAPVGDGVGAHVGVVCADGRAEHTLAFRDFDGDGRDRRLDEQLEQHLDRYFGVDRIYWKRWVPLIHAIRRVDPKSERRRDELTVMKRHDDEVFSARLAHTEKLRRLIDMCGLSQAEAAGVLGISHNTMRQRLTGHRPSPDPAAEVRLFLEIWEKIEGLQLEGLPDGARKRAEILAYARTTAIR